One Nicotiana tabacum cultivar K326 chromosome 23, ASM71507v2, whole genome shotgun sequence genomic window, TCATATGAAGAACTTGCAGATTTCACTGAATTTGAGTCATAATCATCTCCATGGTCAATTGCCTCAGGATTTAGGAAAACTTGACAAGTTGGTTTCTTTGGATGTCTCTGATAATCAGCTATCTGGGAATATTCCGTCGGCGTTGAAAGGCATGCAGAGTTTGATAGAGGTTAATTTTTCAAGCAATCGATTCACTGGACCAATACCTACTTTTGCACCATTTCAGAAAAGTCCTAATTCAAGCTTTCTTGGAAACAAAGGGCTCTGTGGTGATCCCTTGAGTGGTGGTTGTGGAGATCTAAATGGTTATAACCACCGCATTTACGGTCACAAGGTTTCTTACCGAATTGTTTTGGCTGTTATTGGTTCTGGTTTGGCAGTTTTTGTATCTGTTACAGTGGTTGTTTTGCTGTTCATGATGAGGGAGAATCAAGAGAAAGCAGCTGCCAAGGAAGCTGGAATTGCCATTGAGGAAACTTCTAGCAAACCAGTGATACTAGCTGGAAATGTCTTTGTTGACAATCTAAAGCAAGCGATTGATTTTGATGCAGTTGTAAAAGCAGTCATGAAAGACTCTAATAAGACTAGTGTTGGTACCTTCAGCACTGTCTATAGAGCAGACATGCCTTCCGGGATGATTTTGTCGGTTAAGAAACTAAAGTCTATGGACAGAACTATAATTCATCACCAGAGTAAGATGATCAGAGAGCTCGAAAAGCTTAGTAAGCTCGTTCATGATAATTTAGCTAGGCCTGTCGGGTTTGGAATCTATGAAGACGTCGTCCTTCTGTTGCATCAATATTATGCCAACGGGACGTTGGCTCAATATCTTCATACCTCTAGCCAGGAACCTGAATATAAACCGGACTGGCCAACAAGACTTGCCATTGCCGTTGGAGTTGCAGAAGGATTGGCATTCCTCCATCATGTGGCCATCATCCATCTTGACATTTCTTCGGGGAACGTGCTTCTCGATTCTAATTTCAGGCCTTTGGTTAGTGAAGTGGAAATATCTAGGCTTCTAGATCCATCTAGAGGGACTGCAAGTATCAGTGCTGTTGCCGGCTCATTTGGATATATTCCCCCAGGTATTCTATTATTCAAACACATACTTATCGTTCTCCTTTTTTTCGTTTATAGAGATTGTATCTTTGGTATTGACTAGTTTTCTCTCTCTGAACAGAGTATGCATATACAATGCAAGTAACAGCTCCTGGAAACGTTTATAGTTATGGGGTTGTTTTGCTCGAGATCCTTACCACCCGATTACCTGTTGATGAAGATTTTGGTGAAGGAATAGATTTGGTTAAATGGGTACATGGTGCACCTGCGAGGGGGGAAACACCGGAGCAGATACTCGATGCAAGGCTCAGCACCATTTCCTTTTCTTGGAGAAAGGAAATGTTAGCAGCGTTAAAGATTGCCTTGCTGTGCACTGACGTGACACCAGCAAAACGACCAAAGATGAAGAAGGTGGTAGAAATGCTGCAAGAAATCACAGAAAGCTAAATGAAGTTTGCATCATCAATGTATGTCTTGATTTCGTTCCTTCATATGAATGCTTCCGTGAAAATGCTAGTGTATGACATACTTAGTCGAGGGGACAAAATGGTCGAACTCTATATACTGGTCGCTGATAGCTGGTTTACTGATGGTCGTACTGTTTTCTACTGGGGCTTCAATCATATGTTCAAGAGTTCTTTTTCTCCAAAACATGTAAATGTTGGTGAAACAGATCGATATCTCACTAGGATGATATGTTTGCAAATAGCATTTAGCTTTCCTTTTCCTATCCTCTCTTCCAAATTTAGTATAGATTCAATCATAGTTAAAGCGTCTATTCAACATGCGACTCACTTTCTATTTTGTTCCTTTAATATTAAGAGACAAGGTGTGTTGCTCTGATGGTAAACGCCCTCCACTTCtaatcaagaggttgtgagtttgagtcaccccaagagcaaggtgggagttcttggaaggaaggatgccgagggtctattggaaacagcctctctaccccagggtaggggtaatgtctgcgtacacactaccatccccagaccccactagtgagattatactggtttgttgttgttgttgttcttgtaaTATTAAGAGATAAGTAACTCACCATATAAGGCCTTTAATTGCTTTTGTTTCTAGCTGATATGTTACGCCTACGAGGACACTAGTTTGTTCTTCATCTCCTAG contains:
- the LOC107774584 gene encoding leucine-rich repeat receptor-like tyrosine-protein kinase PXC3 yields the protein MALLSLLTTMFVVLVLSRFQLGNFQLVFNDQNVVEAIRKELLIPGWGVNTTDFCSWAGISCSSNNSMVERLDLSGFRLQGNVTLISELKALKWLDLSHNNFQGSIPLSFGNLSMLQYLDLSFNKFGNSIPSELGKLKNLKALNLSNNWLTGVVPNELKGLENLQDFQISTNSLYGTIPFWVGNLTNLKVLAAYENEFSGDIPFNLGLNSELSLLNLHSNQLQGTIPESICANGNLKFLVLTQNKLNGTIPESIGNCKGLSSIRIGNNNLIGGVPKAVGNISSLTYFEADSNSLSGEIVAEFAKCSNLTLLNLASNEFSGTIPPEFGELNNLQELIVSGNNLYGEIPTSVLKCKNLNKLDLSNNKFNGTIPADICNTSRLQYLLLGENSIRGEIPHEIGNCVKLLELQMGNNELIGSIPSEIGHMKNLQISLNLSHNHLHGQLPQDLGKLDKLVSLDVSDNQLSGNIPSALKGMQSLIEVNFSSNRFTGPIPTFAPFQKSPNSSFLGNKGLCGDPLSGGCGDLNGYNHRIYGHKVSYRIVLAVIGSGLAVFVSVTVVVLLFMMRENQEKAAAKEAGIAIEETSSKPVILAGNVFVDNLKQAIDFDAVVKAVMKDSNKTSVGTFSTVYRADMPSGMILSVKKLKSMDRTIIHHQSKMIRELEKLSKLVHDNLARPVGFGIYEDVVLLLHQYYANGTLAQYLHTSSQEPEYKPDWPTRLAIAVGVAEGLAFLHHVAIIHLDISSGNVLLDSNFRPLVSEVEISRLLDPSRGTASISAVAGSFGYIPPEYAYTMQVTAPGNVYSYGVVLLEILTTRLPVDEDFGEGIDLVKWVHGAPARGETPEQILDARLSTISFSWRKEMLAALKIALLCTDVTPAKRPKMKKVVEMLQEITES